From the genome of Burkholderia pyrrocinia:
CGCGCGCCGCTCGGGCTCCGCGCGCAATCTCGACGGCGTCTACTCGCCGATCGCCGCGACCGTGCATCCCGGCAAGCTCGTGCGCGGGCTGCGCCGCGTCGCGCTCGCGATGGGCATCCGGCTCTACGAGCGCACGCCGATGCTCGACTTCACGCCCGGACAGCCGGCCGTCGTGCGTACACCGTCCGGCAGCGTCACGGCGGGCAAGCTCGTGTTCGCGATCAACGCATGGATGGCGAGCCGCTTCCCGCAGTTCGAGCGCACGATCGCGGTCGTGTCGAGCGACATGGTCATCACCGAGAAATGCCCGGAGCTGCTCGAAAGGACCGGGCTCGTGGACGGCGTGTCGGTGCTCGATTCGCGGATCTTCGTCTACTACTACCGCACGACGGCCGACGGGCGGCTGATGCTCGGCAAGGGCGGCAACACGTTCTCGTGGCGCAGCCGCATCGCGCCGGTGTTCGACCGGCGCTCGCCGTACGAGGCGCAGCTCACGCAAAGCCTGCGCGAATTCTTTCCGTCGCTCGCGGGCGTGCCGGTCACCGCGAGCTGGAACGGCCCGTCGGATCGCTCGGTGACGGGCTTCCCGTTCTTCGGCCGCCTCGCCGACGCGCCGAACGTGTTCTACGGTTTCGGCTATTCGGGCAATGGCGTCGGGCCGACCTACATGGGCGGGCAGATCCTGTCGTCGCTCGTGCTCGGCCTCGACAACGCGTGGACGCGCAGCCCGATCGTGCGTGGCCCGCTCGGCCATTTCCCGCCGGAGCCGATCCGCTATGTCGGTG
Proteins encoded in this window:
- a CDS encoding FAD-dependent oxidoreductase — encoded protein: MRPFWIEQALFNDGDLAPALQGATQADVCIVGGGFTGLWTAIQAKQQNPALDIAIVEADLCGAGASGRNGGCLLTWSAKFLTLRRLFGEAEAIRLVKASEAAVQHIADFCRAHDIDAELRLDGTLYTATSRAQVGTLTPVLNALAACGIDSYEPLPPAEVARRSGSARNLDGVYSPIAATVHPGKLVRGLRRVALAMGIRLYERTPMLDFTPGQPAVVRTPSGSVTAGKLVFAINAWMASRFPQFERTIAVVSSDMVITEKCPELLERTGLVDGVSVLDSRIFVYYYRTTADGRLMLGKGGNTFSWRSRIAPVFDRRSPYEAQLTQSLREFFPSLAGVPVTASWNGPSDRSVTGFPFFGRLADAPNVFYGFGYSGNGVGPTYMGGQILSSLVLGLDNAWTRSPIVRGPLGHFPPEPIRYVGAHVVRNAIRRKERAEDESRQPSAVDTWLAKFASAAGKADKA